In one window of Zhongshania aliphaticivorans DNA:
- a CDS encoding ABC transporter ATP-binding protein, translated as MTELVIDVQGLSKHFGNKVAVNDVSLKLPKGQVWGFLGPNGSGKTTTIRMLCGLLKASSGEGRCLGYDLRRDAELIRRHTGYMTQKFSFWNELTVRENLEFVARIYELKHRRRCVNNTLEVLGLEHRQHQLTEALSGGWKQRLALAAVTMHEPELLLLDEPTAGVDPQARRDFWDQIHRLSNQGMTVLVSTHYMDEAERCDHIAYLAHGNLITEGTVPDIVDQSGLISFRAEGPQVRSLEPLLASREGVEYAAYFGAGLHISGHDRVLLEQAMQSVADKGYHWQEIRPSLEDVFIALMSESGADQRSHV; from the coding sequence ATGACTGAGCTTGTCATTGATGTTCAGGGCTTGAGTAAGCATTTTGGCAACAAAGTAGCCGTTAATGATGTGAGCTTAAAATTGCCTAAAGGGCAGGTTTGGGGCTTTCTAGGGCCAAATGGATCCGGCAAAACTACGACAATAAGAATGCTGTGTGGGTTGCTAAAGGCAAGTTCGGGGGAAGGGCGTTGTCTTGGCTATGACCTCCGTCGAGATGCCGAGTTAATTCGACGTCACACTGGGTATATGACCCAGAAGTTTTCATTTTGGAATGAACTAACGGTGAGGGAAAACCTAGAGTTTGTCGCCCGTATTTACGAGTTAAAACATCGCCGCCGCTGTGTAAATAACACCTTAGAAGTTCTAGGTTTAGAGCACCGTCAGCATCAATTAACAGAGGCTTTATCTGGGGGCTGGAAGCAACGCTTGGCATTGGCTGCGGTTACCATGCATGAACCCGAATTGTTATTACTTGATGAGCCTACTGCAGGTGTTGACCCTCAGGCGCGTAGAGATTTCTGGGACCAGATACATAGGCTGTCAAATCAAGGTATGACCGTGCTGGTGTCCACTCATTATATGGATGAAGCGGAGCGCTGTGACCATATCGCTTATCTCGCACATGGCAACTTGATCACAGAGGGTACGGTTCCGGATATTGTTGATCAATCAGGCTTAATTAGTTTTCGCGCAGAAGGACCACAGGTTCGGAGCTTGGAACCATTGCTGGCTAGCCGAGAAGGAGTTGAATACGCTGCTTATTTTGGGGCAGGTCTACACATCAGTGGCCATGACCGAGTTTTATTAGAACAGGCTATGCAGTCTGTTGCCGATAAAGGTTATCACTGGCAGGAAATTCGCCCTAGTTTAGAAGATGTGTTTATTGCTTTGATGAGTGAGTCTGGAGCGGATCAGCGGAGTCACGTATGA
- a CDS encoding HlyD family secretion protein, with product MKRGLAFLKYLAVCIAVITLFACEHSSPENQFSGYIEAEYVYVSALESGWITTNAVREGDMVEEGQVLLTLDETRQFIELKAAKEQVEKAQAQYQDLVTGARPDEINRLNAQRKEAIAARALAGVERRRLAALRTKGATAQSSVDQAIAEFNAADARVDSIDAEIRLAKSASRENTIVAAKAALNITKTAVDSAQWRLDQRTVYARRAGRVEQVYFRQGEQVAAGAPILALLPDDALKVRFFVPQSKLANFPIGMTVSVKQDGVTEPVTAQVAYIANGPEYTPPVIYSVASRQKLVFLIEAALKPGSALRPGQPVDVLLTGMSND from the coding sequence ATGAAACGTGGATTGGCTTTTTTAAAGTATCTCGCTGTATGTATTGCAGTCATTACCCTGTTTGCTTGCGAACACTCATCACCAGAGAACCAATTTAGTGGCTATATTGAGGCTGAATATGTATACGTTAGCGCCTTGGAATCAGGTTGGATTACCACGAACGCGGTACGTGAGGGAGATATGGTTGAAGAGGGTCAAGTCTTATTGACACTTGATGAAACTCGCCAATTTATTGAATTAAAAGCAGCTAAAGAGCAAGTCGAAAAAGCGCAGGCACAATATCAAGACTTGGTAACCGGCGCGCGTCCTGATGAGATTAATCGCCTGAATGCTCAGCGCAAAGAAGCGATTGCTGCAAGGGCGCTGGCAGGGGTAGAGCGGCGTCGATTAGCAGCATTGCGAACCAAAGGAGCGACAGCTCAGTCTAGTGTTGATCAGGCCATCGCAGAGTTTAATGCCGCAGATGCGCGGGTTGATAGTATTGATGCAGAGATTCGCTTAGCCAAGTCAGCTTCCCGTGAAAATACAATAGTCGCCGCAAAAGCGGCTTTAAATATTACTAAAACAGCGGTTGATAGCGCGCAATGGCGTTTAGATCAGCGGACTGTTTACGCAAGACGCGCAGGTAGAGTAGAGCAAGTTTACTTTCGACAAGGTGAGCAAGTCGCAGCCGGAGCGCCAATACTGGCACTGCTCCCCGACGATGCCTTAAAAGTAAGATTTTTTGTGCCGCAATCTAAGTTAGCCAATTTTCCCATTGGTATGACAGTATCTGTAAAACAAGATGGCGTGACTGAGCCTGTAACAGCGCAGGTAGCCTATATCGCTAACGGCCCAGAATACACGCCCCCCGTTATTTACAGCGTGGCCTCGCGACAAAAACTGGTATTTTTAATTGAAGCGGCTTTAAAGCCTGGCAGTGCTTTACGGCCAGGGCAGCCAGTTGATGTGCTGTTAACGGGCATGAGCAATGACTGA